Proteins encoded by one window of Streptomyces sp. LX-29:
- a CDS encoding DUF523 domain-containing protein codes for MEAILVSACLRGVPCRFDGRHKASSEIEEAVAGREVVSFCPEVAGGLATPRRPAELVGGDGHDVLDGTARVVEDTGRDVTAEFVDGARRALAAARHAGCTEALLMPRSPSCGRGVVYDGSFAGELVPGDGVTAALLERNGVTVRPAPGV; via the coding sequence ATGGAAGCAATCCTGGTCAGCGCGTGTCTGCGCGGGGTGCCGTGCCGGTTCGACGGGCGTCACAAGGCGTCGTCGGAGATCGAGGAGGCGGTGGCCGGTCGCGAAGTCGTCTCCTTCTGCCCTGAGGTCGCGGGCGGGCTCGCGACACCGCGGCGGCCGGCGGAGTTGGTGGGCGGCGACGGGCACGACGTGCTCGACGGGACGGCGCGGGTCGTCGAGGACACGGGGCGTGACGTGACAGCGGAGTTCGTGGACGGAGCGCGGCGCGCACTCGCGGCGGCGCGGCACGCGGGCTGCACGGAGGCCCTGCTGATGCCGCGCAGTCCGTCGTGCGGACGGGGTGTGGTGTACGACGGGTCGTTCGCCGGGGAGCTGGTGCCGGGTGACGGGGTGACGGCGGCGCTGCTTGAGCGGAACGGGGTCACCGTGCGGCCCGCACCCGGCGTGTGA
- a CDS encoding IS5 family transposase (programmed frameshift): protein MDQPVVGLGVPLTDAQWARIEPLLPDRTPRRGGRWRDHREVIDAIAFKFQTGTQWVHLPEKYGNWRGVYNRLRMWAVDGTWERVFTALIAQADADEDLNWAVSVDSTIVRAHQHAAGARKKGAPAGEPADHAIGRSRGGLTTKIHLAADGDCRPLAFVLTAGQAGDAPAFGEVMARLRVPRRRGRPRTRPDVVLADKAYSSRAIREHLRQRGIRAVIPTRADQRGHRLRRGRHGGRPPAFDRDAYKQRNTVERCINRLKQWRGIATRYEKTAVIYLAGLHIAGIFLWSAR from the exons TTGGATCAGCCGGTCGTTGGTCTGGGTGTGCCGTTGACTGACGCGCAGTGGGCGCGGATCGAGCCGTTGCTCCCGGACCGGACGCCGAGGCGCGGTGGTCGGTGGCGGGACCATCGGGAGGTGATCGACGCGATCGCCTTCAAGTTCCAGACCGGAACCCAGTGGGTGCACCTTCCGGAGAAGTACGGCAACTGGCGAGGCGTCTACAACCGGCTGCGTATGTGGGCCGTCGACGGCACCTGGGAGCGAGTGTTCACCGCTCTCATAGCCCAGGCCGACGCGGACGAGGACCTGAACTGGGCCGTCTCTGTGGACTCCACGATCGTGCGAGCACACCAGCACGCTGCCGGGGCCCGCAAAA AGGGGGCCCCGGCTGGAGAACCGGCCGACCACGCCATCGGCCGGTCCCGCGGCGGGCTGACCACGAAGATCCACCTCGCGGCCGACGGCGACTGCCGGCCCCTGGCCTTCGTCCTCACGGCCGGCCAGGCCGGCGATGCACCCGCCTTCGGCGAGGTCATGGCCCGTCTGCGCGTTCCCCGCCGACGTGGACGACCTCGCACCAGGCCGGACGTCGTCCTGGCCGACAAGGCGTACTCCTCACGTGCGATCCGCGAGCATCTACGCCAGCGCGGCATCCGGGCAGTGATCCCCACCCGGGCGGATCAGCGCGGCCACCGGCTGCGTCGCGGCAGACACGGTGGGAGGCCACCCGCTTTCGACCGTGACGCGTACAAGCAGCGCAATACCGTCGAGCGGTGCATCAACCGCCTGAAGCAGTGGCGAGGGATCGCCACCCGCTACGAGAAGACAGCGGTCATCTACCTGGCCGGACTCCACATCGCGGGCATCTTCCTCTGGTCCGCTCGGTGA